A window of Leptospira hartskeerlii contains these coding sequences:
- the impL63 gene encoding cytoplasmic membrane protein ImpL63 — MKLNFLNLLRRSLILPGIILLTLYLLPGEELEAQLWMPPGRQYMQPPDPFTFDAGVNKFNNDYYLYLAPTLNLNFGGEFGLSLTAPMNFLAYDQDPKDPTLKVGSIRKIDYDQKSDYLRLINNIWYGTYGLYKPGETTFSFYAGKLFDGYIGHGTIVNRYVNNQRIDIYNVGLMADFNNDYGGVQVFTNSVYTHEIGAARGYVRPFAIAFKLFDLFTGRSQLFGMLQLGQGNVADEAGRKKVYEEAGVDPEDREKYRALVEDQKTHQMREEMIPIEKKPESRKEKLKEFFNQDNFANRFSIGYTTAFDTKAPTQLSFDTTGRLRLDSNNNPLVEQSEKLVIQGMDAEYKLISTKYIEITPYYDVNTIKILNSKGTHTGAMFRFGGKDIYAKIKPEYRNMDANYIPMYFDSFYEIERYQSNINSQLPMTKLEAAKLMDPDAARLKGYFTSVVFNFYRVSLEANYENYSGPNNSRIFVGLYFPIGSLFMISGYYTRKNFDQNKDAFKVDDNSVGALEAALNLGFIAIRVQDIRRWVYDSTTNSFVAQDEQKVLFSNSLSF, encoded by the coding sequence ATGAAATTAAACTTTTTGAATTTATTAAGAAGATCTCTAATACTTCCGGGAATTATCCTTTTAACCCTTTATCTATTGCCTGGGGAAGAACTTGAAGCGCAACTCTGGATGCCTCCTGGCAGACAATACATGCAACCTCCTGATCCATTCACATTCGATGCAGGGGTGAACAAGTTTAATAACGATTATTATCTATATCTTGCTCCTACCTTAAATTTGAATTTCGGTGGAGAATTCGGACTATCGCTCACAGCTCCGATGAACTTTCTCGCATACGACCAAGATCCGAAAGATCCAACCTTAAAAGTGGGAAGCATTCGTAAAATCGACTACGACCAAAAGAGTGATTATCTTAGGCTTATTAATAATATCTGGTATGGGACTTATGGTCTTTATAAACCGGGGGAGACAACCTTCTCCTTTTATGCGGGGAAACTCTTCGATGGATATATAGGACACGGAACCATCGTAAACCGTTATGTGAACAACCAGAGGATAGACATTTATAATGTGGGTCTGATGGCTGATTTTAATAACGATTATGGAGGAGTGCAGGTATTCACAAACTCTGTCTATACTCACGAGATAGGTGCAGCCAGAGGATATGTACGTCCGTTTGCGATCGCATTCAAATTATTCGATCTATTTACGGGAAGATCTCAACTCTTCGGGATGTTACAACTTGGACAAGGAAACGTAGCGGACGAAGCCGGTAGAAAAAAAGTCTACGAAGAAGCAGGAGTAGACCCGGAAGACAGAGAGAAATACAGGGCTTTGGTAGAAGATCAAAAGACTCACCAGATGAGAGAAGAAATGATCCCGATCGAGAAAAAACCAGAATCTCGTAAGGAAAAGTTAAAAGAGTTCTTCAATCAGGATAATTTCGCAAATAGATTCTCTATCGGTTATACTACCGCATTCGATACAAAGGCTCCTACACAACTTTCGTTTGATACCACCGGTCGTTTACGTTTGGATTCTAATAATAATCCGCTCGTAGAGCAGTCGGAAAAATTAGTCATCCAAGGTATGGATGCTGAATACAAACTCATCAGCACAAAATATATTGAAATCACTCCTTACTACGATGTAAACACCATCAAAATATTGAACTCCAAAGGAACTCATACTGGCGCAATGTTCCGCTTCGGTGGGAAAGACATATACGCTAAGATCAAACCTGAATATAGAAATATGGATGCGAACTATATTCCTATGTATTTCGACAGCTTTTACGAGATAGAGAGATATCAGTCCAACATAAACTCCCAACTTCCAATGACAAAGCTCGAAGCTGCTAAACTCATGGATCCGGATGCTGCAAGGCTGAAAGGATATTTCACTTCCGTAGTATTTAATTTTTATAGAGTATCTTTAGAAGCGAACTATGAGAATTATTCCGGACCTAATAATTCCAGGATATTCGTAGGTTTATATTTCCCGATCGGTTCCTTATTCATGATCTCCGGATATTATACACGTAAGAACTTCGATCAGAATAAAGATGCATTTAAGGTAGATGATAATTCAGTCGGAGCGTTAGAAGCTGCCCTGAATCTTGGATTTATCGCAATCAGAGTGCAGGATATCCGCAGATGGGTCTATGATAGCACTACTAATAGTTTCGTAGCACAGGACGAGCAAAAGGTATTATTCTCTAACTCTTTGTCCTTCTAA
- a CDS encoding zinc-ribbon domain-containing protein, with translation MRYILPCSSCGTELRIPIDLGRLTVRCPRCYHSFVFDPEDPASFRGGRYDLPGGDSGAQSPRSVRGFFRFLENKFESIKSRFSRNRSYGWQNPDERQNYNDPNRTGFGPLLAKYILFILILIGIARACFFSTQSWNDSVPNWNTPEPQEPSVPTPGEEDDKAPQVEI, from the coding sequence GTGCGGTATATTCTTCCTTGTTCTTCCTGCGGCACCGAACTCAGAATTCCCATTGATTTGGGAAGACTGACTGTTCGGTGTCCTAGATGTTATCATTCTTTCGTTTTTGATCCGGAAGACCCCGCCAGTTTTAGAGGCGGAAGGTACGATCTCCCAGGAGGAGATTCCGGAGCGCAGAGTCCCCGTTCAGTACGGGGATTTTTTCGTTTTTTAGAAAATAAATTCGAATCTATCAAATCTAGATTTAGCCGGAACAGATCTTACGGTTGGCAAAATCCGGATGAACGCCAAAATTATAATGACCCCAATCGCACTGGATTCGGCCCTCTACTCGCAAAATATATTCTATTCATTCTGATCCTGATCGGGATCGCAAGAGCATGCTTCTTTTCTACCCAGAGCTGGAACGATTCCGTTCCGAATTGGAACACTCCGGAGCCTCAGGAACCTTCTGTTCCAACTCCAGGGGAAGAAGACGATAAAGCTCCACAAGTAGAAATTTAA
- a CDS encoding RsmE family RNA methyltransferase: MNYLILDPSQKTNSGEFKISNKDRITHILKVLQKKESDKIKAGLINESLGIFKILKISPEEISGSYTSIIRPKRRSPVINLIVSVQRPPTIEKILELVGVWGTYSIEFRLSTLSRTEYLTSPVWKEENMKEKLILGMEQGGNVFLPRVELGFVPPGKKTSFEKKQSVSEIVDPSSRKFFYLDKKGKSIQEILPLGEKEYSILVGPEPGWTKAELETFRKSNIPGIRLSSSVLRSEQAVSFFLSQWENSIPH; encoded by the coding sequence ATGAACTATCTAATATTGGATCCCTCTCAGAAAACAAATTCTGGAGAATTCAAGATTTCTAATAAGGATCGGATCACACATATTCTAAAAGTTTTACAAAAGAAAGAAAGCGATAAGATCAAAGCAGGTCTCATAAATGAGAGTTTGGGGATCTTTAAAATTCTCAAAATTTCCCCGGAAGAAATTTCAGGATCTTATACTTCTATCATCCGACCTAAAAGAAGAAGTCCTGTTATCAATCTAATTGTTTCCGTCCAAAGACCTCCCACGATCGAAAAGATCTTAGAACTTGTAGGTGTCTGGGGAACCTATTCTATAGAATTCAGACTCTCTACACTTTCAAGAACGGAATATCTCACCTCCCCTGTTTGGAAAGAAGAGAATATGAAAGAAAAACTGATCTTAGGAATGGAACAAGGTGGGAATGTTTTTCTTCCTAGGGTAGAGCTTGGATTTGTTCCTCCAGGCAAAAAAACAAGTTTTGAAAAGAAACAGTCCGTTTCGGAAATAGTAGATCCTTCTTCCCGTAAGTTTTTCTATTTAGACAAAAAGGGAAAGTCCATCCAGGAGATCCTCCCCTTAGGTGAAAAAGAATATTCTATTTTGGTGGGACCGGAGCCTGGTTGGACAAAAGCCGAACTAGAAACATTCAGAAAATCAAATATTCCTGGAATCAGGCTTTCTTCTTCTGTTTTGAGATCTGAGCAGGCAGTGTCCTTCTTCCTTTCCCAATGGGAAAATTCTATCCCTCATTAG
- a CDS encoding AAA family ATPase yields MKPEDLTTPPLRNSGNILDFTQAKNLLYSELKGLGVKDSELPAFVPDKKDLRVEFPIPGADKAQLLDCIQIVRNHIENLRIHTFEPGYVCLQALNENLFETKNILDNAKFRFYAGRNQSKIEITKKGDFHREEIFSAIDLFKYLRLSKQESVQNPKELLLRLGIDVYDPIEAKKKGDWMTFETIAGYEDVKRQILESIILPLKSPETLEELSKLTRKFPGRTKPRAILLEGEPGVGKTTMAKVISCMTEIPLIYVPVESILSKYYGESAQNMAYVFDVASLFPSCLLFLDEIDSLAGSRDDGLFEATRNILSVLLRKLDGFEGGQKSITLGATNRKQDLDKALVSRFDRSVFFPLPNEKERAAILGNYAKHLQDSERLTISQRLGSHSGRDLRDFCDFVERRWAANLIEKGLKPTPPPYELYLETSSKSGK; encoded by the coding sequence ATGAAACCTGAAGATTTGACCACTCCACCCTTACGAAATTCCGGAAATATTCTGGATTTTACACAGGCAAAAAACCTGCTTTATTCGGAGCTAAAAGGTCTAGGGGTAAAGGATTCCGAACTTCCTGCCTTTGTGCCGGACAAAAAAGATCTCAGGGTAGAATTTCCAATCCCGGGAGCGGATAAGGCACAGTTATTAGACTGTATCCAAATCGTTCGAAACCATATAGAAAATCTGAGGATCCATACTTTCGAGCCTGGATATGTTTGCCTACAAGCATTGAATGAAAATCTGTTCGAAACCAAAAACATTTTAGACAATGCAAAGTTCCGCTTTTATGCAGGAAGAAACCAAAGCAAAATAGAGATCACAAAAAAAGGAGATTTCCATAGAGAGGAAATTTTTTCCGCAATCGACCTATTCAAATATCTCAGACTTTCCAAACAAGAGTCCGTCCAGAATCCGAAAGAACTTCTACTTAGACTAGGTATTGATGTATATGATCCAATAGAAGCAAAGAAGAAGGGAGACTGGATGACATTCGAGACCATCGCAGGTTACGAAGATGTCAAAAGACAAATTTTAGAATCCATTATACTTCCTCTCAAATCTCCGGAAACCCTAGAGGAACTTTCGAAACTCACCCGTAAATTCCCAGGCAGAACGAAACCAAGGGCAATTCTTTTAGAAGGAGAACCTGGGGTAGGAAAAACCACCATGGCGAAAGTGATTTCCTGTATGACGGAGATCCCTCTCATCTATGTGCCGGTGGAATCCATTTTAAGTAAATATTATGGGGAAAGTGCCCAGAACATGGCTTATGTCTTTGATGTTGCCTCTCTATTCCCTTCTTGTCTTTTGTTTTTGGACGAAATAGATTCTTTGGCTGGGTCTAGAGACGACGGCCTATTCGAGGCGACCCGGAACATTCTATCCGTATTATTACGAAAACTGGACGGTTTTGAGGGAGGACAAAAATCGATCACACTGGGCGCTACGAACAGAAAGCAGGACCTGGACAAGGCTTTGGTTTCCAGATTTGACAGATCAGTATTCTTCCCCCTTCCTAACGAAAAAGAAAGGGCAGCGATATTAGGTAATTATGCTAAACATTTACAGGATTCCGAGCGTTTAACAATTTCACAACGATTGGGATCTCATTCAGGCCGGGATTTAAGGGATTTCTGCGACTTTGTGGAAAGAAGATGGGCGGCTAATCTGATCGAAAAAGGATTGAAACCGACTCCTCCACCCTATGAACTGTATTTGGAAACGAGTTCAAAATCAGGAAAATAA
- the fliN gene encoding flagellar motor switch protein FliN: MGEGSLSQDDIDALLTGSSPGGGGGGSADFNLSGELDSLLGDSGGGGGAGSSTSPASGGAPSFADIAAALGPSSTPAPPKTSARSSSVSSNTANLNLLLDVNVALTVELGRTNMYIKDVLGLNEGAVVELDNAVGEDLDILANGKLVGKGKLVLLDDYYGIRITEIVDPSRRML, encoded by the coding sequence ATGGGTGAAGGCTCCCTTTCACAAGACGATATAGACGCATTACTAACCGGATCCAGTCCGGGAGGTGGGGGCGGTGGCTCAGCAGATTTTAATCTGAGCGGAGAATTGGACTCCCTATTAGGAGATTCCGGCGGTGGTGGTGGAGCAGGCTCTTCTACCTCTCCGGCATCCGGAGGAGCTCCTTCTTTCGCGGATATTGCTGCGGCTTTGGGGCCTTCTTCTACTCCTGCTCCTCCAAAAACAAGTGCTCGTTCTAGTTCCGTTTCTTCCAATACCGCAAATTTAAATCTATTACTAGATGTTAATGTGGCTCTTACTGTGGAATTAGGTAGGACCAATATGTACATTAAAGATGTCTTAGGTCTGAACGAAGGCGCAGTTGTAGAACTGGACAACGCTGTCGGAGAAGATCTGGATATTTTAGCAAACGGCAAACTGGTTGGGAAAGGAAAACTGGTTTTATTGGATGATTATTACGGAATTCGAATTACCGAGATAGTGGATCCATCAAGAAGAATGCTCTAA
- the fcpB gene encoding flagellar-coiling protein FcpB, protein MKRKIAFCLAIFSIAGILNAQDNQAQKKEDGQTGAAILDTEKGLDQRVTALNERLKRHTVLMKMKVRVLPFRTVLYKGKANNDECVVSNSNAQEDAANNCIRVEVYDFIKDEERGQGKIVQGGLSKYMEIYFEGPNSNDPDPRMEPPRKISKIISRVYKNNFLIEDKSVSEIIDRAPNDQPGHNDKIELFYQKNGYPEGGRPETPSEKGVGKYVLANVENTKTHPIRNSFKKTFYIKHLDTFDRLFTKIFDYNDQLGNENYKENVNTLKESLKY, encoded by the coding sequence ATGAAACGCAAAATCGCATTTTGCCTGGCAATTTTTTCAATCGCAGGCATACTCAACGCTCAAGACAACCAAGCCCAAAAGAAGGAAGACGGTCAAACCGGTGCGGCTATCCTTGATACGGAAAAAGGTCTGGATCAAAGAGTTACCGCTCTAAATGAAAGACTAAAACGTCATACAGTACTCATGAAAATGAAAGTACGTGTTCTTCCATTCCGTACGGTTTTGTACAAAGGAAAAGCAAACAACGACGAATGTGTGGTTTCGAATAGTAACGCACAAGAAGATGCAGCAAACAACTGTATCCGAGTAGAAGTTTACGATTTCATTAAGGACGAAGAAAGAGGCCAAGGCAAGATCGTTCAAGGTGGACTTTCCAAATATATGGAAATCTACTTCGAAGGACCGAACTCCAACGATCCGGATCCTAGAATGGAACCTCCTCGTAAAATCAGCAAAATTATCAGTAGAGTTTATAAGAATAACTTCCTAATCGAAGATAAATCGGTTTCCGAGATCATCGACAGGGCTCCGAACGACCAACCAGGACATAACGATAAGATCGAACTCTTCTATCAAAAGAACGGTTATCCGGAAGGTGGTCGTCCAGAAACTCCTAGCGAAAAAGGTGTTGGTAAATACGTTCTTGCTAACGTAGAAAATACTAAGACCCACCCTATCCGTAACTCTTTCAAAAAGACTTTCTACATTAAACATTTGGATACGTTCGACAGATTATTTACCAAAATTTTCGATTACAACGACCAGTTGGGTAATGAGAACTACAAAGAGAACGTAAACACGCTCAAGGAATCCCTGAAATACTAA
- a CDS encoding SPFH domain-containing protein: MDPFLFFTLIFIATIYLIVKTCIVVPQNYCFVVERLGVFRGALGAGFHFLIPIIDQIRYKQLLKEIAIDIPPQTCITKDNVSILVDGILYIKVMDPYKASYEIENFRSATIQLAQTTLRSEIGKLVLDHTFSERDDINANVVRALDEATDPWGIKVTRYEIKNISPPKEILHEMEEQVKAERVKRAEITISEGEKAARINRSMGERQEAINLSEGEKTKKVNEAEGKAKEIEFIAKAKAKGIQQISDAIGNEGGAEAVNLQITEDYLSGLGVILEKAKTTVLPTEMANVVGFFEGISKVTNKFPGLDSEKE; the protein is encoded by the coding sequence ATGGACCCATTTCTATTTTTTACGCTGATCTTCATCGCAACAATCTATCTCATTGTGAAGACCTGTATTGTGGTTCCCCAAAACTATTGTTTTGTTGTGGAAAGACTCGGAGTGTTCCGTGGAGCGCTTGGTGCAGGTTTTCATTTTCTCATCCCGATCATTGACCAGATCAGATACAAACAACTTTTGAAGGAAATCGCAATCGATATTCCTCCTCAGACTTGTATTACTAAGGATAACGTTTCCATTTTGGTGGATGGTATTCTATACATCAAAGTTATGGATCCTTACAAAGCTTCCTACGAAATCGAAAACTTTCGAAGTGCTACCATCCAGTTGGCTCAAACCACTCTTCGTTCAGAGATAGGGAAACTTGTATTGGACCATACATTCTCAGAAAGAGATGATATCAATGCAAACGTAGTTCGTGCACTCGATGAGGCAACAGATCCTTGGGGAATCAAGGTAACTCGTTACGAGATCAAAAACATTTCGCCTCCTAAAGAAATTCTTCATGAGATGGAAGAACAAGTAAAAGCAGAACGTGTAAAACGTGCAGAGATCACGATCTCCGAAGGAGAAAAAGCGGCAAGGATCAATCGCTCTATGGGTGAAAGACAGGAAGCGATCAACCTTTCAGAAGGTGAGAAAACCAAAAAAGTAAACGAGGCAGAAGGTAAAGCTAAGGAGATCGAGTTCATTGCAAAAGCCAAGGCAAAAGGTATCCAACAGATCTCGGATGCAATCGGGAACGAAGGCGGAGCAGAAGCAGTCAATCTTCAGATCACAGAGGATTATCTATCAGGACTCGGAGTAATTTTAGAAAAAGCAAAAACTACAGTTCTCCCAACGGAAATGGCAAACGTAGTCGGTTTCTTTGAAGGTATTTCCAAGGTGACCAATAAATTCCCAGGATTGGATTCAGAGAAGGAGTAA
- a CDS encoding NfeD family protein: MDFLQDGHNLSYLWIASGIILMVAELFVPGTFVFFLGLSAAIVGSISYFFEIGFWTQAIIWAALSGILIWVGGNFLRKFFPSSSERATLNPEEGPGRIVLVSKDILVERKGGRIVFQGTEWDAISKSKRIPAGKRVRILERENLTFVVEPIELPEI; the protein is encoded by the coding sequence ATGGACTTTTTGCAAGACGGACATAACCTCTCCTATCTTTGGATCGCCTCCGGGATCATTCTCATGGTAGCCGAACTTTTTGTCCCTGGAACATTCGTATTCTTTTTAGGACTTTCTGCGGCAATTGTAGGAAGTATTTCCTATTTTTTTGAAATAGGATTTTGGACCCAGGCAATCATTTGGGCGGCACTTTCAGGAATTCTAATTTGGGTGGGAGGGAATTTCCTGAGGAAATTTTTTCCTTCTTCTTCCGAAAGGGCGACCCTTAATCCTGAGGAAGGTCCAGGACGGATCGTTTTAGTTTCCAAAGATATTCTTGTGGAAAGGAAAGGTGGAAGGATCGTATTCCAAGGAACTGAGTGGGATGCGATCAGCAAATCCAAACGTATCCCTGCCGGAAAAAGAGTCAGGATCCTGGAGAGGGAAAATCTGACATTCGTTGTGGAGCCGATCGAGCTTCCTGAAATATAA
- a CDS encoding SPFH domain-containing protein — translation MFVSVFLWIFWLGFLLYFAYKLYRSLRIVSAQECIIVERLGKYSRTLHAGFHILIPFIDYDAYYHTLKEQAIDVPPQTCITKDNVKVEMDGILYLRVLDPQKASYGIEDYRFAVTQLVQTTMRAIIGTMDLDTTFETREVINSKILEVLDQAGEPWGVRVNRYEIVNIAPPKSVIEAMEREKKAQISKKAQISLSEGDRDSRINRSLGIKEEAINKSEGEKQKRINEAEGQAAEIESIATATAKGIELLAASIKTKGGKEAVKLRIAQRFIKEVEKLGQDGTELVLPLNLSNFKSVMKSVLGSEDKKV, via the coding sequence ATGTTTGTTTCAGTATTTTTATGGATATTCTGGCTCGGGTTTCTACTCTACTTTGCGTATAAACTCTATCGTTCCTTGAGAATTGTTTCCGCTCAGGAATGTATCATTGTAGAAAGGCTCGGAAAATATAGCCGAACCCTTCACGCAGGGTTTCATATTCTAATCCCTTTTATAGATTATGATGCATATTATCATACTCTAAAAGAGCAAGCGATAGACGTTCCTCCTCAAACTTGTATCACAAAAGACAACGTTAAAGTGGAGATGGATGGAATTCTTTATTTAAGAGTACTCGATCCTCAGAAAGCGAGTTACGGAATAGAAGATTATAGATTCGCAGTTACCCAACTCGTGCAAACTACCATGAGAGCGATCATTGGAACTATGGATCTGGATACAACTTTCGAAACGAGAGAAGTGATCAATAGTAAGATCCTAGAAGTGTTAGACCAAGCTGGAGAACCTTGGGGAGTTCGTGTAAATCGTTATGAGATCGTAAACATTGCTCCCCCTAAATCAGTCATCGAAGCAATGGAGAGAGAGAAAAAGGCGCAGATCTCCAAGAAAGCACAGATCTCTCTTTCAGAAGGAGATAGAGACTCCAGGATCAACCGCTCTTTAGGTATTAAAGAAGAAGCCATCAATAAATCCGAGGGTGAAAAACAAAAAAGGATCAATGAGGCAGAAGGCCAAGCAGCGGAAATTGAATCCATTGCAACTGCTACTGCAAAGGGGATCGAGTTACTTGCGGCTTCCATCAAAACAAAGGGTGGTAAAGAAGCGGTAAAACTCAGGATCGCTCAGAGATTTATTAAAGAGGTAGAAAAATTAGGACAGGATGGAACAGAACTTGTTCTTCCACTGAACCTATCTAATTTTAAATCTGTAATGAAGTCAGTCCTTGGAAGCGAGGACAAAAAGGTCTAA